The Sphingobium aromaticiconvertens genome has a segment encoding these proteins:
- the nuoI gene encoding NADH-quinone oxidoreductase subunit NuoI → MSLAYYVKSFTLWEFVKAHWLTLKYFFKPKATINYPYEKNPISPRFRGEHALRRYPNGEERCIACKLCEAVCPAQAITIEAQPRDDGSRRTTRYDIDMTKCIYCGFCQEACPVDAVVEGPNFEFATETREELIYDKAKLLENGDKWERAIAANLAADAPYR, encoded by the coding sequence ATGAGCCTCGCTTATTACGTCAAGTCGTTCACGCTCTGGGAGTTTGTGAAGGCGCACTGGTTGACCTTGAAGTATTTCTTCAAGCCCAAGGCGACGATCAACTATCCCTATGAGAAGAACCCGATTTCGCCGCGGTTCCGGGGAGAGCATGCGTTGCGCCGCTATCCCAATGGGGAAGAGCGCTGTATCGCGTGCAAGCTGTGCGAGGCCGTGTGTCCGGCGCAGGCGATCACCATCGAGGCGCAGCCGCGCGACGATGGCAGCCGCCGCACGACACGCTACGACATCGACATGACCAAGTGCATCTATTGCGGCTTCTGTCAGGAAGCTTGCCCGGTGGACGCGGTCGTGGAAGGCCCGAACTTCGAGTTCGCGACCGAAACCCGCGAGGAGCTGATCTATGACAAGGCCAAGCTCCTCGAAAACGGTGACAAGTGGGAACGCGCGATCGCCGCGAACCTTGCCGCCGATGCACCCTATCGTTAA
- the nuoH gene encoding NADH-quinone oxidoreductase subunit NuoH: MTALFVSWGAPFGLAWFLSTIIGILVIALPLMLAVAMIIYADRKIWAAMALRRGPNVVGPFGLLQSFADGAKVFLQETIIPSAANKTLFIIAPIITFTVALMAWAVIPFQVGVVLANINVGLLYILAISSLGVYGIVLAGWASNSKYPFYSAIRASAQMISYEVSIGFIIITVVLWAGSFNLTAIVESQRGYYGFINGNGFNPLLFPMAIMFLISALAETARAPFDLTEAESELVAGYQTEYSSMAFALYWLGEYANVLLMCTLNAILFWGGYLPPFDWAPLYYVPGILWLFAKILFFFFVFSWVKATVPRYRYDQLMRLGWKIFLPTSLFFVFLVSGFLMLTRYGGAQ; the protein is encoded by the coding sequence GTGACCGCGCTTTTCGTTTCGTGGGGCGCGCCGTTCGGTCTCGCCTGGTTCCTGTCGACGATCATCGGCATTTTGGTGATTGCGCTGCCGCTGATGCTGGCGGTCGCGATGATCATCTATGCCGACCGCAAGATCTGGGCGGCGATGGCGCTGCGCCGTGGTCCCAACGTCGTTGGTCCCTTCGGTCTGCTCCAGTCCTTCGCGGACGGCGCCAAAGTGTTCCTGCAGGAAACCATCATCCCGTCGGCGGCGAACAAGACATTGTTCATCATCGCGCCGATCATCACCTTCACGGTGGCGCTGATGGCCTGGGCGGTGATACCGTTTCAGGTGGGCGTGGTGCTGGCGAACATCAATGTCGGCCTGCTCTACATTTTGGCGATCAGTTCGCTGGGCGTGTACGGCATCGTGCTGGCGGGCTGGGCGTCCAACTCCAAATATCCCTTTTATTCCGCGATCCGCGCCAGCGCGCAGATGATTTCCTATGAAGTCTCGATCGGCTTCATCATCATCACCGTGGTGCTGTGGGCGGGCAGCTTCAACCTGACCGCGATCGTCGAGAGCCAAAGGGGCTATTATGGTTTCATCAACGGCAACGGTTTCAACCCGCTGTTGTTTCCGATGGCGATCATGTTCCTGATTTCGGCCTTGGCGGAGACTGCGCGCGCTCCGTTCGATCTGACCGAGGCTGAATCCGAGCTGGTTGCAGGCTATCAGACCGAATATTCGTCGATGGCTTTCGCGCTCTATTGGCTTGGCGAATATGCCAACGTGCTGCTGATGTGCACGCTCAACGCCATATTGTTCTGGGGCGGATATCTGCCACCGTTCGACTGGGCGCCGCTCTATTATGTGCCGGGCATCCTCTGGCTGTTCGCCAAGATCCTGTTCTTCTTCTTCGTCTTCTCCTGGGTGAAGGCGACGGTACCCCGTTACCGTTATGACCAGTTGATGCGGCTGGGCTGGAAGATTTTCCTGCCGACCTCGCTCTTCTTCGTCTTTCTGGTTTCAGGCTTCCTCATGCTGACGCGCTATGGAGGCGCACAATGA